The Cherax quadricarinatus isolate ZL_2023a unplaced genomic scaffold, ASM3850222v1 Contig951, whole genome shotgun sequence genome window below encodes:
- the LOC128706366 gene encoding uncharacterized protein, with protein MSFHERLFYGEQSTSRSRYVCVSEDSDSEPEVDEPELLDSGDEYLPPDAQDAEMSSDDEEEEREERPAKKQKVMRKKRTFRIEEYPDEEEIHENIALQVS; from the exons atgtcg ttccatgagaggctgttttatggggagcagtcgaccagcaggtcgaggtatgtctgcgtttctgaagacagtgactcggaaccagaggtagacgaaccagaattgctggatagtggtgatgaatacttgccaccggatgcacaggatgcagagatgtcaagtgatgatgaggaggaagaaagggaagaaaggccagccaaaaagcagaaagtaatgaggaaaaagagaacttttaggattgaggaatacccggatgaggaagagatccatgagaatattgctcttcaagtttcataa